A window of bacterium contains these coding sequences:
- the hemC gene encoding hydroxymethylbilane synthase produces the protein MARTDRPLRIATRKSALALWQANYVKAELEKAHPGLAVELVPIVTTGDKILDVPLAKVGGKGLFTKEIEQALVEGRADLAVHSMKDVPTQRAPGLVLAGTGVREDVRDAFVSRRVGSVDTLPPGAKVGTSSLRRQAQLLHLRPDLQIVSIRGNVETRMRKIEELGLEGVILAAAGLRRLGFAERITQYIPASVSLPAIAQGSLGLEARLDDALTLERIAIFHHEPTQVAVTAERAFLARLEGGCQVPIAGLATLEGGRVTMEGLVGSVDGKRIIRDRGEGPKEQAEAVGRELAERILDAGGRAILAEVYQTGGPR, from the coding sequence ATGGCGCGCACTGACCGGCCGCTGCGGATCGCGACGCGCAAGAGCGCGCTGGCGCTCTGGCAGGCCAATTACGTCAAGGCCGAGCTGGAGAAGGCGCACCCGGGGCTCGCCGTGGAGCTCGTGCCGATCGTGACCACGGGCGACAAGATCCTGGACGTGCCGCTGGCCAAGGTCGGCGGCAAGGGGTTGTTCACCAAGGAGATCGAGCAGGCGCTCGTCGAGGGGCGCGCGGACCTGGCCGTGCACAGCATGAAGGACGTGCCGACGCAGCGCGCCCCCGGGCTCGTGCTCGCCGGCACCGGCGTGCGCGAGGACGTGCGCGACGCCTTCGTCTCGCGGCGGGTCGGGAGCGTCGACACGCTGCCGCCGGGCGCGAAGGTCGGCACGAGCAGCCTGCGGCGCCAGGCGCAGCTGCTGCACCTGCGCCCGGACCTGCAGATCGTCTCGATCCGCGGCAACGTCGAGACCCGGATGCGCAAGATCGAGGAGCTGGGCCTCGAGGGCGTGATCCTCGCGGCCGCCGGGCTGCGGCGCCTCGGCTTCGCGGAGCGCATCACGCAGTACATCCCCGCCAGCGTCAGCCTGCCGGCGATCGCCCAGGGCTCGCTCGGCCTGGAGGCGCGCCTGGATGACGCGCTGACGCTCGAGCGCATCGCGATCTTCCACCATGAGCCGACGCAGGTCGCCGTGACCGCGGAGCGCGCGTTCCTGGCGCGGCTCGAGGGCGGCTGCCAGGTGCCGATCGCGGGACTCGCGACCCTCGAGGGCGGGCGCGTGACGATGGAGGGGCTGGTCGGGAGCGTCGACGGGAAGCGGATCATCCGCGACCGCGGCGAGGGGCCGAAGGAGCAGGCCGAGGCGGTCGGCCGCGAGCTGGCCGAGCGCATCCTGGATGCCGGCGGCCGCGCGATCCTCGCCGAGGTCTACCAGACCGGGGGGCCACGCTGA
- the hemA gene encoding glutamyl-tRNA reductase: MDIIVVGLNHKTAPVHIRERVAFPEKSIHEPLRALHAAAGVRETMILSTCNRVEITAVVEGREEGAAAVRAFVARHHEVPEAELAPHLYLHAGPEAVRHLFRVASSLDSLVVGEPQILGQVKDAYQYAREAGAIGAVLDRLLKKALSVAKLVRTETEISRSAVSVSFAAVELAKKIFGEIEGRSAMIVGAGEMAELAVKHLVSSGVREVFVVNRTFEKAVELAKEFGGSAVKFDDLFEQMALADIVISSTGAPHFIIRGEDVKRVMVRRKHRPMFFIDIAVPRDIEPSVNDVDNAYLYNVDDLQSVVDANVKERRKEAEKAEQLVDQEVGTFEKWIASLQVVPTIVQLRQQVDAMRAAELEKSLGKLQHLAEKDREQVALLTQSLVNKILHSPLTVLKESSQTPDAGVTLEVARKLFNLKEPPAGQGGKGSDGAH, from the coding sequence ATGGACATCATCGTTGTCGGCCTGAACCACAAGACCGCGCCGGTGCACATTCGCGAGCGCGTCGCGTTCCCGGAGAAGTCGATCCACGAGCCGCTGCGCGCGCTGCACGCGGCCGCGGGGGTGCGCGAGACGATGATCCTCTCGACCTGCAACCGCGTCGAGATCACCGCGGTGGTCGAGGGCCGCGAGGAGGGGGCGGCGGCGGTGCGCGCCTTCGTCGCCCGCCACCACGAGGTGCCCGAGGCCGAGCTGGCGCCACACCTGTACCTGCACGCCGGCCCGGAGGCCGTGCGCCACCTCTTCCGCGTCGCCTCGAGCCTGGACTCGCTCGTCGTCGGCGAGCCGCAGATCCTCGGCCAGGTCAAGGACGCCTACCAGTACGCCCGCGAGGCCGGCGCGATCGGCGCGGTGCTCGACCGGCTCCTGAAGAAGGCGCTCTCGGTCGCCAAGCTCGTGCGCACCGAGACCGAGATCTCGCGCAGCGCCGTCTCGGTGAGCTTCGCCGCGGTCGAGCTGGCCAAGAAGATCTTCGGTGAGATCGAGGGGCGCTCGGCGATGATCGTCGGCGCGGGCGAGATGGCCGAGCTGGCCGTCAAGCACCTGGTCTCCAGCGGCGTGCGCGAGGTCTTCGTCGTCAACCGGACCTTCGAGAAGGCGGTCGAGCTGGCGAAGGAGTTCGGCGGCTCGGCGGTGAAGTTCGACGACCTCTTCGAGCAGATGGCGCTGGCGGACATCGTCATCTCCTCGACCGGGGCGCCGCACTTCATCATCCGCGGCGAGGACGTGAAGCGGGTCATGGTGCGCCGCAAGCACCGGCCGATGTTCTTCATCGACATCGCCGTGCCGCGCGACATCGAGCCGTCGGTGAACGACGTCGACAACGCGTATCTCTACAACGTGGACGACCTGCAGTCGGTCGTGGACGCCAACGTCAAGGAGCGGCGCAAGGAGGCCGAGAAGGCCGAGCAGCTCGTCGACCAGGAGGTCGGCACCTTCGAGAAGTGGATTGCCTCGCTCCAGGTGGTGCCGACCATCGTGCAACTGCGCCAGCAGGTGGACGCGATGCGCGCGGCGGAGCTGGAAAAGAGCCTCGGGAAGCTGCAGCACCTCGCCGAGAAGGACCGCGAGCAGGTGGCGCTGCTGACCCAGTCGCTCGTGAACAAGATCCTCCACAGCCCGCTCACCGTGCTCAAGGAGAGCTCCCAGACGCCGGACGCGGGGGTCACCCTGGAGGTCGCACGCAAGCTTTTCAACCTGAAGGAACCCCCGGCGGGGCAGGGAGGCAAGGGAAGCGATGGCGCGCACTGA
- the ccsB gene encoding c-type cytochrome biogenesis protein CcsB has protein sequence MLNVRLFQAALALYAVGTLGYLGFLATQRDMAARVGRLATGVGVLLHTGFFLARWAASGYFPITNLFESLNFFSWAVVVAFIVLQVKLPAPVLGAIVVPIAFILSAFSLTLDTTVTPLVPALQSNWLYVHTTLAFVGDAFFVVAFAGGVLYLVQERQLKRRLAGAFYHRLPSLDLLDRVNYRSLTVGFPLLTLGIITGALWAENAWGSYWSWDPKETWSLITWFIYAALVHARLTVGWRGRKAAWLSIAGFLAVLFTFLGVNLLLGGLHSYN, from the coding sequence ATGCTGAACGTCAGGCTCTTCCAGGCGGCGCTGGCCCTCTACGCGGTCGGGACCCTCGGGTATCTTGGGTTCCTCGCGACCCAGCGCGACATGGCCGCCCGGGTCGGGCGGCTGGCGACCGGCGTCGGCGTCCTCCTGCACACCGGCTTCTTCCTCGCACGCTGGGCCGCTTCCGGCTATTTCCCGATCACGAACCTCTTCGAGTCGCTGAACTTCTTCTCGTGGGCGGTGGTCGTGGCGTTCATCGTCCTCCAGGTGAAGCTCCCGGCGCCCGTGCTCGGGGCGATCGTGGTGCCGATCGCGTTCATCCTCTCCGCGTTCTCGCTGACCCTCGACACGACCGTCACCCCGCTGGTGCCGGCGCTGCAGAGCAACTGGCTCTACGTGCACACGACGCTCGCCTTCGTCGGCGACGCGTTCTTCGTCGTGGCCTTCGCGGGCGGCGTGCTCTACCTCGTGCAGGAGCGCCAGCTCAAGCGGCGCCTGGCCGGCGCGTTCTACCACCGGCTGCCGTCGCTCGACCTGCTCGACCGCGTGAACTACCGCAGCCTGACGGTGGGCTTCCCGCTGCTGACCCTCGGCATCATCACCGGCGCGCTCTGGGCCGAGAACGCCTGGGGCTCCTACTGGAGCTGGGACCCGAAGGAGACCTGGTCGCTCATCACCTGGTTCATCTACGCCGCCCTCGTCCACGCGCGACTCACCGTCGGCTGGCGCGGGCGCAAGGCCGCGTGGCTCTCCATCGCCGGCTTCCTCGCGGTGCTCTTCACCTTCCTGGGAGTCAACCTCCTCCTCGGCGGCCTCCACTCCTACAATTAG